In the genome of Urocitellus parryii isolate mUroPar1 chromosome 7, mUroPar1.hap1, whole genome shotgun sequence, the window TGTTCAGTGGGAAGGAAAACTGGAAAgtccctgtccccttcctgggGGCCTGGGCCACACAAGCCAGGCAGAGGCCACTCTGGGCCTGCATCTATCACTGTGCCGGGTAAATCCCAAGCCCTTGGGATCGGGGCCTGTGGCTAGCGTTTCTCCTTtccatctcccccccccccccgctctgAAGGCCTTCTGGGGCCACCAGACCTGCCCGTCCACTGCAGGGAACCTTTAGCCCTAGACGCCCACGTCCAGCCCATGTTGTGAATCCTGCTGCTCTGCCCTCAAAGGTTCTTTGAGGATCATTTTCTAACCCAGGATCCTGCTCTAGGGTAGGTTAGACCCCTGCCTgggccccagcccctaaaatcaTAACCAGATGGGCTGCTCCCCCGTGCCACCTGACCTGGGGAGGCCGGGAGGGGGCCCTGCCATTGAAGGACCAGGTCCCATCACCCCTGTGCCCAGGGGCGCAGCTCAGCCTCCCTGTCCCTCATCAGCATGCGCTCCCTCACCCTGGATCACGTAATCTGTTTATGCACCTATAATATCCCAAACAAGAGGCAGGTGCGGCGTCCTACGTCCCTAGGAGTCAGAGGAGGGGACGTTTGACATCTACAGTGGCTcggcagcccccccccccccagttgaCGTCTGCTAGAGGGAACAGACAGATTCCAGATGGCATGGCAGTGATaggggaggtgtgtgtgtgtgtgagagtgtgtgtgtgtgtgtgcgcacgcctTTGGCAAGCGGCCTCTCCCTGGCGGGGTAGGACAGATCCTCATGGGTCCGCAGCATGGCTGGGTCACGCTTGAGTACAGCCACCTAGGGACTAAGATTACAGGATCCAGAGGGCCCCAGGGGACGTGAGGAGCCGGAATTACTCTGCTAAATGATTTTGAGCTGTCTTGGaagagctgggagtggtggtgggtgggggcCGAGGGGAGGAGCCAGCCAGCCGGGTGACTTGGCTTGGGCAGCCCCCGTTTTGCACCTCCAGCGCCCTGCGCCCGTGGTGGCCCTGTGGAAGTGGGGATTATGGAGTGCACCTCCTGGGTGCAGAGGTTGTCAATCTGTGCACAGCTGGTGGGGAGACTCccggccaggcagggctgcagggcgagggggggtggggggaggtggctGAGGGGGACCAGGGACCAGGACGTGGTGGCCCATCTGAATCGCTCTCCCTcttgccccccacccctcccctccctgtctcccttttctcttccacaGATCGCCAGCCCGCGTCATGCAGTCTTTTCGAGAAAGGTGTGGTTTCCATGGCAAACAGCAGAGCTACCCACAGACCTCGCAGGAAGCGTCTCGCCTGGAGAATTACAGGCAGCCGAGTCAGGCCGGGCTGAGTTGTGACAGGCAGCGGCTGCTCGCCAAGGACTATTATAACCCGCAGCCTTACCCGGGCTACGAGGGTGGCGCCAGCACCCCCTCCAGCACCGCGGCCGCGGTGGCCGCCGAGAAGTACCACCGAGGTAGCAAGGCCCTGCCCTCCCAGCAGGCGCTGCAGGGGAGGCCGGCTTTCCCCGGCTATGGTGGCCTCCAGGACAGCAACCCCTACCCGGGACGCTACTCTGGGGAGGAGGGCCTGCAGGCCTGGGGGGCCCCCCAGCCGCCACCcccccagccacagcccctgccaGGAGGGGTGGGCAAGTACGAGGAGAACCTACTCAAAAAGACGGCCGTGCCCCCCGGCAGGCAGTACCCAGAGCAGGGTGCCCAGCTTCCCTTCCGGACTCACTCCCTGCCTGTCCAGCAGCCCCCGCCGCCAcagctgccccagccccagcagccccTGGCGTACCCCAAACTCCAAAGGCAGAAACTGCAGAACGACCTCGCCTcgcccctgcccttcccccagGGGGCTCACTTCCCCCAGCACTCCCAGTCCTTCCCCACCTCGTCCACCTACTCCTCGTCCGTCCAGGGCAGCGGACAGGGGGCCCACTCCTATAAGAGTTGCACAGCACCGTCGGCCCAGCCCCACGACAGGCCACTGACCGCCAACGCCAGCCTGGCCCCGGGACAGCGGGTCCAGAACCTTCACGCCTACCCGTCGGGCCGCCTCGGCTATGACCAGCCACAGCAGCCGGCGCTTCAGAGCCGGCACCACGCCCAGGAGACCCTCCATTACCAAAACCTCGCCAAATACCAACACTACGGACAGCAAGGCCAGGGCTACTGCCAGCCGGACACGGCTGCCGTCAGGACCCCCGAGCAGTACTACCAGACcttcagccccagctccagccactCCCCGGCCCGCTCGGTGGGCCGCTCCCCTTCCTACAGCTCCACCCCGTCCCCGCTCATGCCAAACCTAGAGAACTTCCCCTACAACCAGCAGCCACTCAGCACCGGGGCCTTCCCCGCGGGCATCACCGACCACAGCCACTTCATGCCCCTGCTCAATCCCTCCCCGACAGACGCCGCCAGCTCCGTGGACACCCAGGCCAGCAACTGCAAGCCCCTGCAGAAGGACAAAATCCCCGAGAACCTGCTGTCAGacctcagcctgcagagcctcACGGCCCTGACCTCCCAGGTGGAGAACATATCCAACACGGTCCAGCAGCTTCTGCTGTCCAAGGCCGCCGTGCCGCAGAAGAAAGGCGTCAAGAACCTGGTGTCCAGGACCCCGGAGCAGCACAAGAGCCAGCACTGCAGCCCCGAGGGCAGCGGCTACTCCGCGGAGCCAGCGGGGACGCCCCTGTCGGAGCCCCTGAGCAGCACGCCGCAGTCCACGCACGCCGAGCCGCAGGAGACCGACTACCTGAGCGGCTCCGAGGACCCGCTGGAGCGCGGCTTCCTCTACTGCAGCCAGGCCCGCGGCAGCCCGGCCAGGGTCAACAGCAACTCCAAGGCCAAGCCCGAGTCCGTGTCCACCTGTTCTGTGACCTCCCCTGACGACATGTCCACCAAATCTGACGACTCCTTCCAGAGCCTGCACAGCAGTCTGCCGCTGGACAGCTTCTCCAAGTTCGTGGCCGGCGAGCGGGACTGCCCACGGCTGCTGCTCAGTGCCCTGGCTCAGGAGGACCTGGCCTCTGAGATCCTGGGGCTGCAAGAAGCCATCGGTGAGAAGGCCGAGAAGGCCTGGCCGGAGACCCCGGGGCTGGCCAAGGACGCCAGCAAGCCACCCTTCTCTCTGGAGAACCACAGCGCCTGCCTCGACCCCGTGGCCAAGAACGCTTGGCCACGGCCCGGGGAGCCCGAGGCCCTGCCTGATTCCTTGCAGCTGGACAAGAGCAGCAACACCAAGGACTTCAGCCCGGGGCTGTTTGAAGACCCTTCGGTGGCCTTCGCTGCCCCTGACCCCAAGAAAACCGCCGGTCCCCTCTCCTTTGGCGCCAAACCCACCCTGGGGGCCGCCACCGCCCCGGACCCCACCGCCGCGGCTTTCGACTGCTTCCCGGACACCACGACCACGTCCAGCTCAGCAGACGGCGCCAACCCCTTTGCCTGGCCAGAGGAGAACCTGGGGGATGCCTGTCCCCGCTGGGGACTGCACCCTGGCGAGCTCACCAAGGGCTTGGAGCAGGGCGGGAAGGCCCCGGACGGTGGCGTGGGCAAAGGGGATGCCCACGAGGCCTCGGCCTGCCTGGGCTTCCAGGAGGAGGGGCCCCCCGGGGAGAAGGCGGCCGCGCTGCCCGGGGACTTCAAACCGGAGGAGGCGGGTGGGGTGAAGGAGGAGGCCGGCGGCCTGCTGCAGTGCCCCGACGTGGGCAAGGCCGACCGGTGGCTGGAGGACAGCCGGCACTGCTGCTCGGCAGCCGACTTCGGGGACCTGCCCCTGCTGCCGCCCCCCGGCAGGAAGGAGGACCTGGAGGCCGAGGAGTACTCCTCCCTGTGCGAGCTGCTGGGCAGCCCGGAGCAGAGGCCCGGCCTGCAGGACCCGCTGTCACCCAAGGCCCCCCTCCTCTGCACCaaggaggaggcggaggagggGCTGGACTCCAAGGCCGGCTGGGGTTCCCCGTGCCACCTCTCCGGGGAGTCTGTCATCCTGCTGGGCCCCACCGTGGGTGCCGAGTCCAAGGTCCAGAGCTGGTTCGAGTCCTCCCTGTCCCACATGAAGCCCGGCGAAGAAGGGCCCGAGGGGGACCGGGCTCCGGTGGACTCCACCACCCCGGATGCCTCCCTGGCCCAGAAGCCCAACAAGCCCGCCGTGCCCGAGGCCCCCATCGCCAAGAAAGAGCCCGTGCCACGGGGCAAAAGCCTGCGGAGCCGGCGGGTCCACCGGGGGCTGCCCGAGGCCGAGGACTCCCCGTGCAGAGCACCAGCGTTACCCAAAGACCTCTTGCTCCCC includes:
- the Rai1 gene encoding retinoic acid-induced protein 1 isoform X1, with amino-acid sequence MRARSPARVMQSFRERCGFHGKQQSYPQTSQEASRLENYRQPSQAGLSCDRQRLLAKDYYNPQPYPGYEGGASTPSSTAAAVAAEKYHRGSKALPSQQALQGRPAFPGYGGLQDSNPYPGRYSGEEGLQAWGAPQPPPPQPQPLPGGVGKYEENLLKKTAVPPGRQYPEQGAQLPFRTHSLPVQQPPPPQLPQPQQPLAYPKLQRQKLQNDLASPLPFPQGAHFPQHSQSFPTSSTYSSSVQGSGQGAHSYKSCTAPSAQPHDRPLTANASLAPGQRVQNLHAYPSGRLGYDQPQQPALQSRHHAQETLHYQNLAKYQHYGQQGQGYCQPDTAAVRTPEQYYQTFSPSSSHSPARSVGRSPSYSSTPSPLMPNLENFPYNQQPLSTGAFPAGITDHSHFMPLLNPSPTDAASSVDTQASNCKPLQKDKIPENLLSDLSLQSLTALTSQVENISNTVQQLLLSKAAVPQKKGVKNLVSRTPEQHKSQHCSPEGSGYSAEPAGTPLSEPLSSTPQSTHAEPQETDYLSGSEDPLERGFLYCSQARGSPARVNSNSKAKPESVSTCSVTSPDDMSTKSDDSFQSLHSSLPLDSFSKFVAGERDCPRLLLSALAQEDLASEILGLQEAIGEKAEKAWPETPGLAKDASKPPFSLENHSACLDPVAKNAWPRPGEPEALPDSLQLDKSSNTKDFSPGLFEDPSVAFAAPDPKKTAGPLSFGAKPTLGAATAPDPTAAAFDCFPDTTTTSSSADGANPFAWPEENLGDACPRWGLHPGELTKGLEQGGKAPDGGVGKGDAHEASACLGFQEEGPPGEKAAALPGDFKPEEAGGVKEEAGGLLQCPDVGKADRWLEDSRHCCSAADFGDLPLLPPPGRKEDLEAEEYSSLCELLGSPEQRPGLQDPLSPKAPLLCTKEEAEEGLDSKAGWGSPCHLSGESVILLGPTVGAESKVQSWFESSLSHMKPGEEGPEGDRAPVDSTTPDASLAQKPNKPAVPEAPIAKKEPVPRGKSLRSRRVHRGLPEAEDSPCRAPALPKDLLLPESCTGPPQGQMEGAGAPGRGPSEGLPRMCTRSLTALSEPRTPGPPGLTTTPAPPDKLGGKQRAAFKSGKRVGKPSPKAASSPSNPAALPVASDSSPMGSKTKEPDSPGLPGKDQRSMILRSRTKPQEVFHAKRRRPSETRLPNCRATKKVLANNHLPAPFKVAATAAAAAGSPQKEGRVSQRARVPKPGTGGKLSDRPLHALKRKSSFLAPVPTKKRNLVLRSSSSSSSSLSASAGDGKEDRAEGSPSLFKRMSSPKKAKPKGSGEPTTKPPPPEAPEACVKLASRAAFPGTVKTKVLPPRKGRGLKLEAIVQKITSPSLKKFACRVPGAPPGTPLSPALPEKDRGGPKSTGGSPAGAEEGLVGVGPGQKFPGASGGEPLCRNPTNRSLKGKLMNSKKLSSTDCFKTEAFLSPEALQPGGTMLAPKKRSRKGRAGGLGLSKGPLEKRPYLGQALLLNPRDRASGTQAGGEDNSGGGGKKPKTEELGLASQPPEGRPCQPQTRAQKQPGHANYSSYSKRKRLTRGRAKNTNASPCKGRAKRRRQQQVLPLDPAEPEIRLKYISSCKRLRADSRTPAFSPFVRVEKRDAFTTVCTVVNSPGDEPKPHRKPSSSTSSSSSSSSFSLDVAGTSLTTLPGGSILQPRPSLPLSSTMHLGPVVSKALSTSCLVCCLCQNPANFKDLGDLCGPYYPEHCLPKKKPKLKEKVRPEGTCEEASPPLERTLKVECAAPAPATAAAATTAGKPPRPDGPADPAKQGSLRTSARGLSRRLQSCYCCDGQGDGGEEAAAADKSRKHECSREGPAEPGGDTQEHWVHEACAVWTGGVYLVAGKLFGLQEAMKVAVDMTCSSCQEAGATIGCSYKGCVHSYHYPCASDAGCVFIEENFSLKCPKHKRLPL
- the Rai1 gene encoding retinoic acid-induced protein 1 isoform X2: MQSFRERCGFHGKQQSYPQTSQEASRLENYRQPSQAGLSCDRQRLLAKDYYNPQPYPGYEGGASTPSSTAAAVAAEKYHRGSKALPSQQALQGRPAFPGYGGLQDSNPYPGRYSGEEGLQAWGAPQPPPPQPQPLPGGVGKYEENLLKKTAVPPGRQYPEQGAQLPFRTHSLPVQQPPPPQLPQPQQPLAYPKLQRQKLQNDLASPLPFPQGAHFPQHSQSFPTSSTYSSSVQGSGQGAHSYKSCTAPSAQPHDRPLTANASLAPGQRVQNLHAYPSGRLGYDQPQQPALQSRHHAQETLHYQNLAKYQHYGQQGQGYCQPDTAAVRTPEQYYQTFSPSSSHSPARSVGRSPSYSSTPSPLMPNLENFPYNQQPLSTGAFPAGITDHSHFMPLLNPSPTDAASSVDTQASNCKPLQKDKIPENLLSDLSLQSLTALTSQVENISNTVQQLLLSKAAVPQKKGVKNLVSRTPEQHKSQHCSPEGSGYSAEPAGTPLSEPLSSTPQSTHAEPQETDYLSGSEDPLERGFLYCSQARGSPARVNSNSKAKPESVSTCSVTSPDDMSTKSDDSFQSLHSSLPLDSFSKFVAGERDCPRLLLSALAQEDLASEILGLQEAIGEKAEKAWPETPGLAKDASKPPFSLENHSACLDPVAKNAWPRPGEPEALPDSLQLDKSSNTKDFSPGLFEDPSVAFAAPDPKKTAGPLSFGAKPTLGAATAPDPTAAAFDCFPDTTTTSSSADGANPFAWPEENLGDACPRWGLHPGELTKGLEQGGKAPDGGVGKGDAHEASACLGFQEEGPPGEKAAALPGDFKPEEAGGVKEEAGGLLQCPDVGKADRWLEDSRHCCSAADFGDLPLLPPPGRKEDLEAEEYSSLCELLGSPEQRPGLQDPLSPKAPLLCTKEEAEEGLDSKAGWGSPCHLSGESVILLGPTVGAESKVQSWFESSLSHMKPGEEGPEGDRAPVDSTTPDASLAQKPNKPAVPEAPIAKKEPVPRGKSLRSRRVHRGLPEAEDSPCRAPALPKDLLLPESCTGPPQGQMEGAGAPGRGPSEGLPRMCTRSLTALSEPRTPGPPGLTTTPAPPDKLGGKQRAAFKSGKRVGKPSPKAASSPSNPAALPVASDSSPMGSKTKEPDSPGLPGKDQRSMILRSRTKPQEVFHAKRRRPSETRLPNCRATKKVLANNHLPAPFKVAATAAAAAGSPQKEGRVSQRARVPKPGTGGKLSDRPLHALKRKSSFLAPVPTKKRNLVLRSSSSSSSSLSASAGDGKEDRAEGSPSLFKRMSSPKKAKPKGSGEPTTKPPPPEAPEACVKLASRAAFPGTVKTKVLPPRKGRGLKLEAIVQKITSPSLKKFACRVPGAPPGTPLSPALPEKDRGGPKSTGGSPAGAEEGLVGVGPGQKFPGASGGEPLCRNPTNRSLKGKLMNSKKLSSTDCFKTEAFLSPEALQPGGTMLAPKKRSRKGRAGGLGLSKGPLEKRPYLGQALLLNPRDRASGTQAGGEDNSGGGGKKPKTEELGLASQPPEGRPCQPQTRAQKQPGHANYSSYSKRKRLTRGRAKNTNASPCKGRAKRRRQQQVLPLDPAEPEIRLKYISSCKRLRADSRTPAFSPFVRVEKRDAFTTVCTVVNSPGDEPKPHRKPSSSTSSSSSSSSFSLDVAGTSLTTLPGGSILQPRPSLPLSSTMHLGPVVSKALSTSCLVCCLCQNPANFKDLGDLCGPYYPEHCLPKKKPKLKEKVRPEGTCEEASPPLERTLKVECAAPAPATAAAATTAGKPPRPDGPADPAKQGSLRTSARGLSRRLQSCYCCDGQGDGGEEAAAADKSRKHECSREGPAEPGGDTQEHWVHEACAVWTGGVYLVAGKLFGLQEAMKVAVDMTCSSCQEAGATIGCSYKGCVHSYHYPCASDAGCVFIEENFSLKCPKHKRLPL